ACCGACGGACCCGCCGTGCCGAACGAGGACTGGCTCGGGATCCACCCCGCGCTCTCGGCCTCGAGCCCGATCACGATGCTGCCGCCCGGAGTCGGCGACCCGGCGTCGTCGTCCTCCGCCGTCGTCTCCTCGGTGGTTCCCCCACCACCGTCGGTGCCGCCGGATCCTTCGTCGTCGGTGGTGTCGTCGTCACCACACGACGCCGCCACCAGCGCCAGTGCCAGTGCGCACACGAGTAGGCGCGCACGTCGGAACCGAGCTGCGGTCATCGTTTCCCCCCTGGGTCGAGTTGCCCGTGCACCCCTGACGTTAGGTGGTCGGTGTGACGCTCGCCACTCCTCTCGACTCCGCAGCCCGTCGCATAGCTATGCAACGTGGTGTATGGTGGTCGGGTGACGAGGATCGGCATCATCGGGGCGTCGGGGTTCACCGGCGCCGAGCTCCTGCGGCTGCTCGCCGCCCATCCCGAGCTCGAGGTGGCCTTCGCCACCGGGGACACCCAGGCGGGCACGCCGATCGCGGCGCTCTACCCGAGCCTCGCCGCGGCCTACGGCGACGTGCGCTTCGCCGCCTGGGACCCCTCGCTGCTCGACGGAGTCGACCTGGTGTTCCTGGGTCTGCCGCACGGAGCCTCCCAGGGGATCGTGCCGTCGCTCGTCGACGCCGGGGTGCGGATCGTCGACCTCGCCGCCGACTTCCGGCTGACCGACCCCGACGCGTACCCGCGCTGGTACGGCGAGGCGCACACCGCCCCCGAGCTGCTCGGGCAGTTCGCCTACGGCCTCCCGGAGCTGTTCCGGGACCAGATCGTCGGCGCGGACAAGGTCGCGGTGCCCGGCTGCTACCCGACGGCCACCACGCTCGCGCTCGCGCCGTTCACCCGTGCGGGGCTCGTCGAGACCTCCGGCATCGTCGTCGATGCCGCGAGCGGCGTGTCCGGCGCGGGACGGCCGCCGAAGCCGAACACCACGTTCTGCACCGTGGACGAGGACTTCACCGCCTACGGGCTGCTCGACCACCGCCACACCGCCGAGATGGACCAGGTCCTCGGGGCGACGGTGCTGTTCACACCGCACCTCGCACCGATGAACCGGGGCATCCTCGCCACCTGCTACGCCCGACCGACCGGGTCGCTCACCACCGACGACGCGCTCGACGTGCTGCGGAGCCACTACGCGGACGAGCCGTTCGTCGTCGTCACCGACGCCGCGCCGTCCACCAAGGCCACGCTCGGCTCGAACACCGCGCACCTCACCGCGCGGGTCGACGAGCGCACCGGGTGGCTCGTCGTCCTCAGCGCCATCGACAACCTGGTCAAGGGGGCGTCGGGCCAGGCGGTGCAGTGCGCCAACATCATCACCGGCCGGGACGAGGCCCTCGGGCTCCCGATCGTCGCCCTCTATCCGTGAGCCACCGGGAGACCACCAGCACATGAGCGTCACCGCAGCCTCCGGCTTCGTCGCGTCGGGCACCGCCGCGGGCATCAAGCCCGACGGCCGACTCGACCTGAGCCTCGTCGCCACCGAGGACGGGCGCCCCGTGCCCGCCGCCGCTGTCTTCACCCAGAACCAGATGACCGCCGCGCCCGTGGTCACGACGCGCAACCACCTGCTGCGCACCACCGGGCACGCCGCCGCGGTCGTCCTCAACTCCGGCAACGCCAACGCCGCCAACGGCCGGCGCGGCGTGGACGACGCGAAGCGCATGTGCGCCGCGACGGCGGCCGAGCTCGGCTGCGAGGCCCACGAGGTCCTCGTGTGCTCGACCGGGCTCATCGGCATCCCCCTCCCCATCGACGCGATCGAGGCCGGCGTCCCCGCGCTCGCCGCGGCGCGCGCCGCCGGCGAGGACGCGGGTCTGGCGGCGGCCGACGCCATCCTCACCACCGACACGGTGCGCAAGCTCTCGGTCGCCGACGGCCCGGGCTTCGTGGTCGGCGGCATGGCCAAGGGCGCGGCGATGCTGGCGCCCAACATGGCGACGATGCTGGCGGTGCTCACCACCGACGCCGAGGCGACCCCGGCGCTGCTGAAGTCGGCGCTCACCGCCGCGCTGCCCAGCTCGTTCAACTCGTTGAGCGTCGACGGCTGCACCTCCACCAACGACACGGTGATCCTCATGGCGAGCGGGCGCGCCGGGCCGGTCGAGCCGGCCGACCTCATCGCCGCCGTCACCGCCGTGTGCGAGGACCTCGCCGCCCAGATGGCGGGCGACGCCGAGG
This portion of the Actinomarinicola tropica genome encodes:
- the argC gene encoding N-acetyl-gamma-glutamyl-phosphate reductase — protein: MTRIGIIGASGFTGAELLRLLAAHPELEVAFATGDTQAGTPIAALYPSLAAAYGDVRFAAWDPSLLDGVDLVFLGLPHGASQGIVPSLVDAGVRIVDLAADFRLTDPDAYPRWYGEAHTAPELLGQFAYGLPELFRDQIVGADKVAVPGCYPTATTLALAPFTRAGLVETSGIVVDAASGVSGAGRPPKPNTTFCTVDEDFTAYGLLDHRHTAEMDQVLGATVLFTPHLAPMNRGILATCYARPTGSLTTDDALDVLRSHYADEPFVVVTDAAPSTKATLGSNTAHLTARVDERTGWLVVLSAIDNLVKGASGQAVQCANIITGRDEALGLPIVALYP
- the argJ gene encoding bifunctional glutamate N-acetyltransferase/amino-acid acetyltransferase ArgJ codes for the protein MSVTAASGFVASGTAAGIKPDGRLDLSLVATEDGRPVPAAAVFTQNQMTAAPVVTTRNHLLRTTGHAAAVVLNSGNANAANGRRGVDDAKRMCAATAAELGCEAHEVLVCSTGLIGIPLPIDAIEAGVPALAAARAAGEDAGLAAADAILTTDTVRKLSVADGPGFVVGGMAKGAAMLAPNMATMLAVLTTDAEATPALLKSALTAALPSSFNSLSVDGCTSTNDTVILMASGRAGPVEPADLIAAVTAVCEDLAAQMAGDAEGATKVVRVVVEGAVDDHEAERGARKVAESQLVKCSWYGKDPYWGRVASELGSAGISFDPDKLRISYGDHVVADGGINADHDADALSAYMDQRHIEVTAQLGLGTGRATVLTNDLTHAYVDENMGTS